One genomic region from Phragmites australis chromosome 1, lpPhrAust1.1, whole genome shotgun sequence encodes:
- the LOC133888666 gene encoding LOW QUALITY PROTEIN: F-box/LRR-repeat protein At5g02910-like (The sequence of the model RefSeq protein was modified relative to this genomic sequence to represent the inferred CDS: deleted 2 bases in 1 codon), which yields MDAAGEEGGITYGQVEQCFHAMEGPSAQERINYIVPFLISLLPPRLVPAPDDAGATDDSDDERFSLTSSSDSEVPEAGADSATFPPAAPGDDEDHISRLPDALLSDIISRSRLPTKEAARTVVLSTRWRDVWAATPLLVDEAHLVGADGPRDIPIVRAVSRCVAAHPGPVRSVRITRVSFYHHEYALRRLVVALAAKDVQDLILFNRPWPLDMPLPDDILRCASLERLYLGVWLFPKITATRPLAFHKLRELGLFHCIVRDEELDAVLGHCPKLEVLSLVMSFQSPSRLRVGSRSLQVAVEWMSTLDEIVLEDAPCLERLIFQTIAESRPIKIVRAPRLEVLGFLDLNLHTLEIGGTAIRAGMNVGARAMVPSLKILAVKVQFARNQEAKMLPTLLRCFPRLETLHIMPVLSKSNDSAHDLEFWESLGSCECLESHLKTVVLHGHLMQNHGVGFKKYITREGKALETVIVLCRDEMTRDLSSASLDERNVALGGGRCDVSFCVVNSPWSFQNASDLALHDPFCVVRAEA from the exons ATGGACGCCGCCGGCGAAGAAGGCGGCATAACGTACGGCCAAGTCGAGCAATGCTTCCACGCCATGGAGGGCCCGTCCGCGCAGGAGCGCATCAATTACATCGTCCCGTTCCTCATCTCCCTCCTCCCCCCGCGCTTGGTCCCCGCCCCCGACGACGCGGGCGCCACCGACGACTCCGACGACGAGCGCTTCTCCCTCACATCCTCCTCCGACTCCGAGGTCCCTGAAGCCGGCGCAGACTCCGCCACGTTCCCTCCGGCGGCGccgggcgacgacgaggaccACATCAGCCGCCTTCCAGACGCGCTCCTCTCCGACATCATCTCCCGC TCCCGCCTCCCCACCAAGGAAGCCGCGCGCACCGTCGTCCTCTCCACGCGCTGGCGCGACGTCTGGGCCGCGACCCCGCTCCTCGTCGACGAGGCCCACCTTGTCGGTGCTGACGGGCCCCGCGACATCCCCATCGTGCGCGCGGTGTCGCGCTGCGTGGCCGCTCACCCGGGCCCCGTCCGCAGCGTGCGCATCACCCGCGTCTCCTTCTACCACCACGAGTACGCTCTCCGGCGCCTGGTCGTGGCTCTCGCCGCCAAGGACGTCCAGGACCTCATCCTCTTCAACCGCCCGTGGCCACTCGACATGCCGCTGCCCGACGACATCCTACGCTGCGCCTCCCTCGAGCGCCTCTACCTCGGCGTGTGGCTCTTCCCGAAGATCACTGCCACGCGCCCGCTAGCGTTCCACAAGCTCCGCGAGCTTGGCCTCTTCCACTGCATTGTCCGCGATGAAGAACTTGACGCCGTGCTCGGGCACTGCCCGAAGCTGGAGGTCCTCTCCCTCGTCATGTCGTTCCAATCCCCGTCGCGCCTCCGCGTCGGGTCCCGCAGCCTCCAGGTCGCGGTGGAGTGGATGTCCACCCTCGACGAGATCGTACTCGAAGACGCCCCCTGCCTCGAGCGGCTGATATTCCAGACCATTGCCGAAAGTAGGCCCATCAAGATTGTTCGTGCGCCCAGGCTGGAGGTGCTCGGGTTCCTTGACCTCAACCTACACACGCTCGAGATTGGCGGCACTGCAATCAGG GCCGGGATGAACGTGGGGGCCAGGGCCATGGTTCCAAGCTTGAAGATATTAGCTGTCAAGGTTCAGTTTGCACGGAACCAGGAGGCCAAGATGCTGCCCACCCTACTGAGATGCTTCCCTCGCCTGGAGACACTGCATATCATG CCCGTCCTATCTAAGTCCAACGACAGCGCCCATGACTTGGAGTTCTGGGAATCCCTAGGTTCTTGCGAGTGCCTCGAATCACATCTGAAGACGGTCGTGCTCCATGGACACCTGATGCAGAACCACGGGGTTGGGTTCAAGAAGTACATTACCAGGGAGGGGAAGGCGCTCGAGACTGTGATTGttctttgcagagatgagatgACGAGAGACTTGAGCTCAGCTTCCCTTGATGAGAGGAATGTAGCATTAGGTGGTGGAAGATGTGATGTTTCTTTTTGCGTTGTCAACAGTCCCTGGAGCTTCCAAAATGCCAGTGATCTGGCATTGCACGACCCCTTCTGCGTGGTGAGGGCTGAGGCATGA
- the LOC133915231 gene encoding aspartyl protease family protein 2-like: MAPIAALLLLLAASNAALAKPVEYHSFVATPLSPHTYTAPAADADEDVFGSSLAVAEEGAAATAVHFRVVHRDAFAVNATAVDLLAHRLQRDGRRAAQISKAATGGAANGTRGGGGRGVAAPVVSGLALGSGEYFTKIGVGTPATPALMVLDTGSDVAWLQCAPCRRCYEQSGQVFDPRRSSSYGAIDCAAPLCRRLDSGGCDLRRRACLYQVAYGDGSVTTGDFATETLTFAGGARVARVALGCGHDNEGLFVAAAGLLGLGRGGLSFPTQISRRYGRSFSYCLVDRTSSSSSPGSHSSTVTFGSRAVGPSASASFTPMVKNPRMETFYYVQLIGISVGGARVPGVAESDLRLNPSTGRGGVIVDSGTSVTRLARPAYSALRDAFRAAAAGLRLSPGGFSLFDTCYDLGGRKVVKVPTLSMHFAGGAEAALPPENYLIPVDTTGTFCFAFAGTDGGVSIVGNIQQQGFRVVFDGDGQRVGFAPKGC, from the coding sequence ATGGCGCCTATCGCggcgctgctgctcctgctcgccgCCTCCAATGCCGCGCTCGCCAAGCCCGTGGAGTACCACAGTTTTGTAGCCACACCTCTCTCGCCTCACACGTACACCGCTCCGGCCGCCGATGCGGACGAGGATGTCTTCGGTAGCAGCCTTGCCGTGGCGGAGGAGGGCGCCGCCGCGACGGCGGTGCACTTTCGCGTGGTCCATCGGGACGCGTTCGCGGTGAACGCCACAGCAGTCGACCTGCTCGCGCACCGATTGCAGCGGGACGGGCGAAGGGCGGCTCAGATCTCTAAGGCGGCGACCGGGGGCGCGGCCAACGGGACGCGGGGTGGAGGCGGCCGCGGGGTCGCGGCGCCGGTAGTGTCCGGGCTCGCGCTGGGGAGCGGTGAGTACTTCACCAAGATCGGGGTGGGCACGCCCGCCACCCCCGCGCTCATGGTGCTGGACACCGGCAGCGACGTCGCGTGGCTACAGTGCGCACCGTGCCGCCGCTGCTACGAGCAGTCGGGGCAGGTGTTCGACCCGCGGCGCTCGAGCTCGTACGGCGCCATCGACTGCGCCGCACCGCTCTGCCGCAGGCTCGACTCCGGCGGCTGCGACCTGCGCCGCAGGGCGTGCCTCTACCAGGTCGCCTACGGCGACGGCTCCGTCACGACGGGCGACTTCGCCACTGAGACCCTCACCTTTGCCGGCGGCGCCCGCGTGGCGCGCGTGGCTCTCGGCTGCGGCCACGACAACGAGGGTCTGTTCGTCGCGGCAGCAGGGCTCCTCGGGCTCGGCCGCGGCGGCCTGTCCTTCCCCACCCAGATCTCCCGCCGCTACGGCCGGAGCTTCTCGTACTGCCTGGTGGACCGCACCTCCTCGTCGTCCAGCCCCGGCTCCCACTCCTCTACCGTCACCTTCGGCTCCCGCGCCGTGGGCCCCTCTGCCTCGGCGTCCTTCACCCCCATGGTCAAGAACCCCCGCATGGAGACGTTCTACTACGTCCAGCTCATCGGCATCAGCGTGGGCGGCGCGCGCGTGCCCGGCGTCGCCGAGTCCGACCTCCGCCTTAACCCATCCACGGGCCGCGGCGGCGTCATCGTGGACTCCGGCACCTCCGTGACCCGCCTCGCCCGCCCCGCCTACTCCGCCCTCCGCGACGCGTtccgcgccgcggcggccgggCTCCGCCTCTCCCCGGGTGGTTTCTCGCTGTTCGACACGTGCTACGACCTCGGCGGCCGCAAGGTGGTGAAGGTGCCGACCTTGTCCATGCACTTCGCCGGCGGCGCCGAGGCGGCGCTTCCCCCCGAGAACTACCTGATCCCCGTGGACACGACGGGCACCTTCTGCTTCGCGTTCGCGGGCACCGACGGCGGCGTGTCCATCGTAGGCAACATCCAGCAGCAGGGGTTCCGCGTGGTGTTCGACGGCGACGGCCAGCGCGTCGGCTTCGCGCCCAAGGGCTGCTGA